One Streptococcus sp. VT 162 genomic window, TAAAGTAACTCTCGTTCTTTATACCAACTTCAGAGAAGGAACAGATTTTGCACAATTCGCGACAGGTGTACCAAATACGGCAAAAGTAAGCTTTAACGATAAATCAAAAACTACCAACAAGGTTGTGGTGACACCACCGGTTCCGGTAACGCCACCAGCTCCAAATATCCCACCAGCAGAGGGGGATATTCCGAAAAAACCAACAGAACCAGGTAAAACATTGCCAAATACAGGTTCTGAAGTTTCTACAGTTCTTGAAGTAGTTGCAGCTCTTGCTGCAGGACTTGCAGGGCTTCTAGTTTGGAAGCGTAAAGCTGAACGTTAGTACCATATAGTAAGAGGAGAGTAGAAAAATTTACTCTTCTCCTTACTGTATATTGAAAGTGTTAAGGGAAAAAATAATGAGTAGAAAAAAATTATTAAAGTTAGGGATTTCTATACTTGCTTTAAATGCTCTTGGAGTAGCAACTTATCATGTAGCTCCTGACTTGTATCAAATTCCAACAGTGCATGCAGAAGAGACTCCGGCAGAAGATGAAGAAATTCCAGACGGACAAGAGCGAAACATTGCAAATACGTTCAAAAGAATGCTCAATAATATAGAATCTTCGATTAAGGATTATACAGATAGTCCAGATGAGGAGAATAAAGAACTCCTAGAGGGTGATGTAGAAGAAGCAAAGAATTTTTTTGAGACTGCAAAGAAGGCAATGAAGAGTCCAGAAGGTCAAAAAAGTTTTGCGGCACTTGAAGCTCGTTACAATGAGCTGAAAGCCAAGGCTGAGGCGCTTCTCACTGGGGGAGATTTAAAAGAAGAACATCAAGAAGTCACAACTACTGAGGAGATTCCTTACCCATCTCGGACAGAAAACAATGCGGACCTCGCTGAAGGTACTCGAAAGGTAAAACAAGCGGGAGAAAAAGGTCAGAAGAAAGTTGTTTGGGATGTTACTTTGGTAAATGGCGTTGAGAAAAAACGTGATAGAAAAAACCAAACGGTAATTAAAGAACCAGTAGAAGAAATCATCGAAGTTGGAACTAAGAAAACAGGTGTAGAAACTAAAGAAACAGTGACTGTAGAGGAAAAAGTTGCTTTCAAAGAAGAAACGAAAGTAGACCCAGCGCTGGATAAAGGTCAAACACGTGTTGAAGAAGGTGAAGAAGGTATCGATGAAGTCACTTATGAAGTGACAAAAGTGGATGGTGTTGAAAAATCTCGTAAAGAAGTTTCACGCAAGACCAAGAAAGCTGCAAAAAACAAGATTACCTATACCGGTGGGAAAGCTGTTGTAACGACTAAGGAAGTAACCAAAACTGAAGAAGTTGCCTTCCAGACTCGTGAGGTTGAAAATGCACTCTTAGCTGAGGGTGTTCGCCGAGTGAAAACAGCTGGTAAGAAGGGTGTTCGCACCATTGTTTATACTGTCACTTACACAGATGGCGTTGAAACAGGTCGCGAGGTGAAATCAAACACAATCACTACTCCAGCAGTAGACGAAGTTGTCGAAATTGGAACTAAGAAAGTAGTAGCCCCAGTTGTAACGACTAAGGAAGAAACGAAGACAGAAGAAGTTGCTTTCCAAGTCAAAGAAGTGCAGAACGCAGACCTTCCAGAAGGAAGTCGTCAAGTGAAAGCTGTTGGTAAGAAGGGTGTTCGTACGATTGTTGAAACTGTCACTTACACAGACGGCGTTGAAACAGGTCGTGTTGAGAAATCAAACACAATCACAACCCCAGCAGTAGACGAAGTTGTCGAAGTTGGAACTAAGAAAGCAGTAGCCCCAGTTGTAACAACTAAGGAAGAAACGAAAACAGAAGAAGTCGCTTTCCAAACAAAGGAAGTACCAAATGCAGATCTTCCAGAAGGAAGTCGTCAAGTGAAGACAGCTG contains:
- a CDS encoding cell surface protein, translating into MSRKKLLKLGISILALNALGVATYHVAPDLYQIPTVHAEETPAEDEEIPDGQERNIANTFKRMLNNIESSIKDYTDSPDEENKELLEGDVEEAKNFFETAKKAMKSPEGQKSFAALEARYNELKAKAEALLTGGDLKEEHQEVTTTEEIPYPSRTENNADLAEGTRKVKQAGEKGQKKVVWDVTLVNGVEKKRDRKNQTVIKEPVEEIIEVGTKKTGVETKETVTVEEKVAFKEETKVDPALDKGQTRVEEGEEGIDEVTYEVTKVDGVEKSRKEVSRKTKKAAKNKITYTGGKAVVTTKEVTKTEEVAFQTREVENALLAEGVRRVKTAGKKGVRTIVYTVTYTDGVETGREVKSNTITTPAVDEVVEIGTKKVVAPVVTTKEETKTEEVAFQVKEVQNADLPEGSRQVKAVGKKGVRTIVETVTYTDGVETGRVEKSNTITTPAVDEVVEVGTKKAVAPVVTTKEETKTEEVAFQTKEVPNADLPEGSRQVKTAGKKGVRTNVYTVTYTDGVETGREVKSSTITTPAVDEIVEVGTKKVTSMTTNGDKNDTATTGNQAESTKKEETASQDQKVLPSTGTASTSLLSMIGLFIAGLVGFVVRKKD